The segment TGATTCAGATCTTTTAAGAGAATCTGCTTTTATTTGACCAGCTTTTTCTTCTGCTAAAGATAAGTCAGTCTTTGCTTTCTCTAAAGCTTGTGTAGCCTTAAGAAGTCGGTCTTCTGCATCTTTTAATTCAAGAAGAATTCCCTCTCTTCTTTTTTGAAGCATTTTCCCTAGAAAGCCTGGTAAAAATTTATAAAGGCCAAAAACAACTACAGCCCAATTAAGAACATTAGTTTCGAATAAATTAAGATTTAATCCAAAACCTTCTGTAGCTAGAAGAGGTAAATTCATTTTTCTAGAATTAATCTATTAACAATAAGTTCGCTTAAGTCATCAGCTTGCTTAAAAAGCTGGTCACGAGCTGAAGATGTCTGATTTTCTATTTCTAACCTTGCTTTTTCCTTAGAAGCGTTTGCTTCATCATTAGCAAGTGCAAGAGCCTCTTTATAAAGCTTATCAGATTCATTCTCAGCTTCGCTCACAATCTTTTGAGCTTCATAGCGAGCGCTTTGGAGCTGACTTAATAAATCAGCTTCTAATTTTTCAACTTCTGAAAGTTTATTTTTGGCATCCATAATATTGTTACTTACAAATTTTTCT is part of the Prochlorococcus marinus subsp. pastoris str. CCMP1986 genome and harbors:
- a CDS encoding F0F1 ATP synthase subunit B, which translates into the protein MNLPLLATEGFGLNLNLFETNVLNWAVVVFGLYKFLPGFLGKMLQKRREGILLELKDAEDRLLKATQALEKAKTDLSLAEEKAGQIKADSLKRSESIRMESEKKAIEEMARIKQSAISDESSEASRAISQLRKEAVELAIKKALDSLPNRLDQTTQENLVTQSINNIEMN
- a CDS encoding F0F1 ATP synthase subunit B' — its product is MLAFDFFGATEGGLFDINATLPLMAIQVVALTYILNSLFFKPVGNVVEKREKFVSNNIMDAKNKLSEVEKLEADLLSQLQSARYEAQKIVSEAENESDKLYKEALALANDEANASKEKARLEIENQTSSARDQLFKQADDLSELIVNRLILEK